The stretch of DNA ACCATCAAGCCGAAAGAGACATGGACCAGATATATACGGACGACGAAACCAGTGATAGACGACAAGCCACTCGAGGCTCCACTGCCACGACAACCCGACGATGCTCACGACATGTCCCGGGCCCTGCTGCTACCGCCGTTGCCGCCCATGCTGCCGCAGCTGCCGCCGCTGCTACAGCAACACACAACTCCACGCCTGACGATGAGACGCAACCGTCGAAAAAGGTGAAGCTGGACGGAGTTCGTACGTGGGCTCGAAGTCGCTCGCTGCCCATCATTGACCGAGAAGCCAGTGCCACGGCCtcagcttctgctgccgGTCATGTGACCCACATGAACCATGTGATTAGTCAGCCCACTGTGAACCACTTCAACCCCGCCTTTAACGGCAACAGCTTTGGTGGTAGCAAGCGAAAGCGGGAGGAGGAAGCCGTTTCTCCCGTTGCTGCCTCCGCAGCACCTACGAAAATTAGTAACAGTAACACTCGACCTGCATCTGCTGCCCCGTTTGGCAGTAGCACCAAAATCTCTGCAGTTAAGCCTGCCACAAAGAGCTCTACTACAACAACTGCCACCGCTCCTCTGCCACCAGTAAACATCAACTCGCTGCGGGAAATCGATCTTGCCGAAATCTTCAAAAACCCCCGCCTGCGCCACGACATTGTGTTCGATCCTCAACTGCAGTTCCGCCCCAATTTGGACGGCGAGCGAGGCAAGAGAAAGCGACAAAGCACACAGCGATATTGGGACGGTATTACCGCTGAGGTTGAGGGAGTGTGGGCCGCAGCCGACTCTGCTCAGCCATGCACCTCGCATTTTGGCACCCTCACAACTCTCTTCACTACTCTGCGACAGGTGCTGGTGTCTCTGCTGCCTGTCAAGGACCGCGAGACAATCGAATCTGACCTGGACTCAGACCTagtgcagcagcagctgtgCCACCACTGCTTTGACTTTGTGTCCTTTTCGCACTGGCTCAGCAACGTGTTCAAGGCGCACTGTGCGCCTATGCGAGACAGCTGGGTCGACCAGATGGTGGTGCGCATCAACGCTGGCTGGAAGGAAAAGAACAGTCGTAAACTTACCGAGGGATTGCGGATGATTTTTGCCATTTTAGAGGCCATGAAGCTCGACGTTGCAAACCACCAGATCCGGTCACTTCGACCCATTCTGGTGGACACTGCTGTAGACTTTGAGCAGGACTACTATGAGCAGGTGGTGGAAAAGCGACGGTTCGACATTGCCAGCAGCTGCCAGTGgtttgctgctgccgctgcaTCGACCGAACGACCCGCCGCTGCGGGCGCCACCAAGCACTACAAGACCGCCCTCATTGGCGCAGTGACCCAGCTCATCACGTGCAGTAGCAGTGACTTCCCCGCCACCTTTGGCTTTGACTTTGCTCGTCTGTCGGCCTTCCGATCTGACCTGCGCCAGCTGGTCTGCCTGCAGCTGTGCTCCATGTTGCTTCAGCAATTGGTGGCCACCCGTGGTGATGCtaaggccaagaagctggttGCCGATGCCGAGTACCagtccaagctcaagacgGACTGCCTGGCTATCGTTCTGAGCAGCAGTGGAAACAGCAAGTGGACCAAGAACGTGTCTGGCCTTGCTCTGGAACTCGCCAAGCGTGTGGAGGCGGTAGTCAACGAAAAACCCGCGACTCTGCCCTCGACTGAGCTCACTTCTCTGGCCTCCAACTGGCTCACAAACAACATTCTCCCTTCGTCAGCCATGTACAAACTGGTGGAAAAACGGCTGgtgaaggagattgtgaCTGGTGTGGAAATTCGAATTCTCGACACCTCTGCTGTCTCTACTAACTCTACTTCCACAGTCACTCCTCTCATTGAAAAACTCTCTCTTTTGACAAAGTTCCACTGGGACGTCTTTTCAAAATATTATATTGCATATGTCGAGTCTGccaaataaaaaaaaaaaggcagCCGACGAAAATAAATTATTGGTTATGGGTAAACACACATGGTCATGTACACGTAGCGGGAAACGTAGCAtacattactgtacagcagTCTAAACATTTTGATGCTGGAAAATCAATTTATTTTATGGATCACATGTTTAGTAAAATTAGCAAACTCAGAAATAGTCTCAGAATGGACTAAAAGTATAGCAACCTCGCGGTGGAGCGAGCCATGTCAGAATACTCATTAGGTGAGCCTGGAAACCCCTCTTAACTGCGCTCGGTTCTCTAATCCCCCTTCTAATCGGCCTTTGACTGCCTTGCAAATATGTACCCCAGATTCCGACTGCATGGATTATGCAACCATGGCGAATGCCCAACTCCTTATATCCATCTCAGGGTGTTTCAAGGAAGAAAGCAGCGGGGTCGTAAATGCCCCTGTTCATCCCGCATATTGCATGGACGCGCACCCCGTTGTTCCACATGACTGTGTCTTTCTATGTGTCTTCAGTCACTGTGGTTGTGAACATGAGGCCTAAGCAACCAAACCTTGTTTGGGTGCCGCACACATACCCTTGTTGGAAGATCATCCTGACTGCTAGCAATGTAGCATTTCGGTTTGAGAGCAAGTCAAGGGTCGATGAGAAAAAGGAAAGTCGTCCAAATAGACCCATATTCACGGGGGGGGGGGTAGcggagtcacgtgatgaatCTGGCCTTTGTGGGggtgggggtggtggtggcttgtggtggtggttggggTGTCCCATTTtggatgtttttttttttccttctttcttttatcttttttcttttttctttcgtGGTGCTCCACGACAGGTGTATGGGGGCAGTGTTACATGTCAGTGTTAGCTTGTGTGCTGTGGCACGATGATAGCTGCTGCGAATGGTCCGGTGTGTCACAAGCGGCGGCACTATCAGTGAGTAAATGTCCGTGGTCTGAGACACGGGCTGCTCATCAATGTCAAAGTGAACATCAAACATGTCTCAGCCAATGACAACAGGTGTGACAAGATAGGCTAAAATGTTGTTTGTCCAGAcggaagaaggaggttgaAGGGGTCATGGGAATATAAGCAGGGTGACTGTGTTCTTGGAGACACCAGTCCAGTGGCGACTCATGAATTAATCACAGGAGACCTGTTTGCATCTCGATCTCGTCATCGTGGAAGATCACTGCATGGCAACCGATTGGGACATGTTAAGCGGGGAAATTAGGTTGATTGGTGCACCAGTAATCTGCAAGTAATTGGGACAATCTCGAGACTCTGGATCTCATCGTGTGGATCGTAGGAAGGAGGCAAGta from Yarrowia lipolytica chromosome 1D, complete sequence encodes:
- a CDS encoding uncharacterized protein (Compare to YALI0D15862g, weakly similar to uniprot|P40317 Saccharomyces cerevisiae YDR006c SOK1 high copy suppressor of a cyclic AMP-dependent protein kinase, similar to Saccharomyces cerevisiae SOK1 (YDR006C); ancestral locus Anc_3.195), with the protein product MAAAPFIRRRQVGRLHHQAERDMDQIYTDDETSDRRQATRGSTATTTRRCSRHVPGPAATAVAAHAAAAAAAATATHNSTPDDETQPSKKVKLDGVRTWARSRSLPIIDREASATASASAAGHVTHMNHVISQPTVNHFNPAFNGNSFGGSKRKREEEAVSPVAASAAPTKISNSNTRPASAAPFGSSTKISAVKPATKSSTTTTATAPLPPVNINSLREIDLAEIFKNPRLRHDIVFDPQLQFRPNLDGERGKRKRQSTQRYWDGITAEVEGVWAAADSAQPCTSHFGTLTTLFTTLRQVLVSLLPVKDRETIESDLDSDLVQQQLCHHCFDFVSFSHWLSNVFKAHCAPMRDSWVDQMVVRINAGWKEKNSRKLTEGLRMIFAILEAMKLDVANHQIRSLRPILVDTAVDFEQDYYEQVVEKRRFDIASSCQWFAAAAASTERPAAAGATKHYKTALIGAVTQLITCSSSDFPATFGFDFARLSAFRSDLRQLVCLQLCSMLLQQLVATRGDAKAKKLVADAEYQSKLKTDCLAIVLSSSGNSKWTKNVSGLALELAKRVEAVVNEKPATLPSTELTSLASNWLTNNILPSSAMYKLVEKRLVKEIVTGVEIRILDTSAVSTNSTSTVTPLIEKLSLLTKFHWDVFSKYYIAYVESAK